Sequence from the Aquimarina sp. Aq107 genome:
GCGATTTACATGTCTTAAAAGGTGTTGATTTACATATAAAAGAAGGAGAAATTGTTTCTATTGTAGGTGCTTCTGGTGCAGGAAAAACTACATTGCTACAAATTTTAGGAACTTTAGATAGAGCATCAAAAGAAAAAGGAAGTGATTTATCAATTAACAATAACATCATAAATTTCCTTTCGGAGAAGCAACTTTCTAAATTCAGAAATGAACAATTAGGATTTATTTTCCAGTTTCATCAACTGTTACCTGAATTCACAGCATTAGAAAATGTATGCATTCCAGCTTTTATTAAAAAAGTACCAAAAGCGGATGCAGAAAAAAGAGCTAAAGAATTACTTGGTTTTTTAGGATTAGAACATCGATCTGACCATAAACCTAATGAGCTTTCTGGTGGGGAACAGCAAAGAGTTGCTGTAGCGAGATCGTTAATAAATAATCCTAAAGTAATTTTTGCTGACGAACCTTCTGGTAATTTAGATAGTGAATCTGCAGAAAATTTACATAAACTATTCTTCAAACTTAGAGATGAGTATGGACAAACTTTTGTTATCGTTACCCATAATGAAGAGTTAGCAAATATGGCAGATCGTAAACTAGTTATGGTAGATGGTAAAATTGTAGACAAGTCATAGATCATTGAACACTTTTTAGAATTTACGTACAGTGCTAAATCCAGTGAAGAAACTTAATAAAACTGAACTCAAAGAATTTCTTGATGAAAAAGCAGCTTTTTATGAGCAACCGAAATTCATAGAAACTGATCCAGTTCAAATTCCTCACTTATTTACACAAAAAGAAGATATAGAAATAGCAGGTTTTCTTACGGCAACCATTTCTTGGGGAAATCGTAAAAGTATTTTAAAAAATGCTCATAAATTAATGTCTCTTTTAGGTAATTCACCGCATGATTATGTTATGAACCATTCGGAGACAACACTGGAAAACCTGGAAGGTTTTGTACACAGAACTTTTAATAGCAAAGACCTCTCCTATTTTATAAAGGCATTACAAAACATTTACAATAAGTTTGGTGACTTAGAAAGTTTCTTTTCTCAATATAATGAAGAAGCCTTTTTACAAAATGCAATACATCACTTTAAAAAAGAGTTTTTTACACTACCGCACCTTCCAAGAACCCAAAAACATATCAGTGATCCTCATAAAAATTCTGCTGCCAAAAGAATTAATATGTTCCTTAGATGGATGGTAAGAGATGCGGGGGCTGGTGTAGATCTAGGAATTTGGAAAAGCATGTCGCCATCACAATTATCCTGTCCATTAGATGTTCATTCTGGTAATGTAGCAAGAAAGTTAGGTTTATTCAGTAGAAAGCAAAATGATGGAAAAGCTTTATTGGAGTTAGACACCAAATTAAGGAAGTTAGACCCGTTAGACCCTATAAAATATGACTATGCTTTATTTGGATTAGGTGTTTTTGAAAAATTCTAACTTAGAATAATTCTAAAGAGTAACATGTAGTTTACATTATAAACATTAGGTTGACGTTTCTTTAATAAACATAAAACATTTCCATAAAGTCATTCCGCTTACTCTCGAAGTAAATTTGTGAAAACGAAAATTCACACAATCATGAAAAATTACTTAGGACTTCTTGCGCTATGTTGCGGTTTGATTTTAACATCTTGTAACGATGACGACGATACTTCAACACCACCAATAGGAGATTTAATTGAATTAGAAAGCAGATCAACCTCACCTGTTCTCTTAAAAAAAATGTCTGGTTTTACAGATATTGAAATTTATAATTTACTTTCTTCTGAAGATACTTACATTCCTGACTTTACATATGGATCTATGGCGGATGGAGCCGGTCTACTTCGTAATACAGACGGAACTTATACCCTAATAAACAATATAGAAGCGGATTATGCAATAGCACGTATTACGCTTGATGAAACATTCAAACCAATAAAAGGAGAACATATACTTAATGCAGTTGCAACTGCGGAGACTGCTCAATGTTCTGGATCTATGATTACTCAAGAAGAGCATGGTTTTGGTCCTATGTATTTATCAGGAGGAGAATGGGGAGGAAACTCTAAGGGAGTTTTTGCAACAGATCCTTATAGAGATCCTTCTATTGCTTCTACTCCTAGAATGTTAACTTCTATGGGGCAATGGTCTACAGAAAATGCCGTTGCTATTGGAAAAGATGCATACCCAGATAAAACTGTAGTATTTATCGGAGATGATAATAGTAATGACGAAGTACCTTCTGGTCAATTAGGTATGTATGTTGGAAACGCTGGTGATCTAAATGGCGGAAAATTATACGGATTAAAAGTAACCTCTCCTGGAATTACATATGAAATGGATATGGAAGAAGGTACAGCATACGATATGGAGTTTGTAGAATTAACAGAAAAAGATATTGATCTATTAGATGCAGAAGCTAAATCTAAAGGAGTTATGGGATTCTCTAGATTAGAGGATATCGACTGGAGAAGAGGTTCTGGGGCTAATAATAGAGAAGTTTATCTTGCTGTAACTGGAAGAGATAAACCAGATCTTATCGGAAAAGGAACTCGTTCTGGAAGAATATACAAAGTAGTATTAAACGAAAATGATCCAACAGGTGCTGGAAAAATAACTTGTGTATTAGATGGTGATAAAGAAGGTGGTAAAGCAGAAGCTTTTCACAGTCCTGATAACATACTAGTTACAGAAAACTATGCTTACATTCAGGAAGATCCAAATGGTATCCAAGATTTTAAACCTGCAGCTGCTCATTATGCAAGATTATATCAATACGATCTTAATTCTGGCGCGTTACAAGCTGTTTTAGAATGTGATCAAGTAGCTGCTGCAGCTCAAGGATATGGAGCTATAGACAGAAGTTGGGAAATTACAGGAATGATAGATATCTCTGATGTTATTGGA
This genomic interval carries:
- a CDS encoding alkaline phosphatase PhoX; the protein is MKNYLGLLALCCGLILTSCNDDDDTSTPPIGDLIELESRSTSPVLLKKMSGFTDIEIYNLLSSEDTYIPDFTYGSMADGAGLLRNTDGTYTLINNIEADYAIARITLDETFKPIKGEHILNAVATAETAQCSGSMITQEEHGFGPMYLSGGEWGGNSKGVFATDPYRDPSIASTPRMLTSMGQWSTENAVAIGKDAYPDKTVVFIGDDNSNDEVPSGQLGMYVGNAGDLNGGKLYGLKVTSPGITYEMDMEEGTAYDMEFVELTEKDIDLLDAEAKSKGVMGFSRLEDIDWRRGSGANNREVYLAVTGRDKPDLIGKGTRSGRIYKVVLNENDPTGAGKITCVLDGDKEGGKAEAFHSPDNILVTENYAYIQEDPNGIQDFKPAAAHYARLYQYDLNSGALQAVLECDQVAAAAQGYGAIDRSWEITGMIDISDVIGVDETFILITQNHGWEKADGTAFTDPNANPNVADSRKEGSMLYIIKGLKR
- a CDS encoding TIGR02757 family protein, whose translation is MKKLNKTELKEFLDEKAAFYEQPKFIETDPVQIPHLFTQKEDIEIAGFLTATISWGNRKSILKNAHKLMSLLGNSPHDYVMNHSETTLENLEGFVHRTFNSKDLSYFIKALQNIYNKFGDLESFFSQYNEEAFLQNAIHHFKKEFFTLPHLPRTQKHISDPHKNSAAKRINMFLRWMVRDAGAGVDLGIWKSMSPSQLSCPLDVHSGNVARKLGLFSRKQNDGKALLELDTKLRKLDPLDPIKYDYALFGLGVFEKF
- a CDS encoding ABC transporter ATP-binding protein; this encodes MIKAKNIHKHYGDLHVLKGVDLHIKEGEIVSIVGASGAGKTTLLQILGTLDRASKEKGSDLSINNNIINFLSEKQLSKFRNEQLGFIFQFHQLLPEFTALENVCIPAFIKKVPKADAEKRAKELLGFLGLEHRSDHKPNELSGGEQQRVAVARSLINNPKVIFADEPSGNLDSESAENLHKLFFKLRDEYGQTFVIVTHNEELANMADRKLVMVDGKIVDKS